A genomic region of Anas acuta chromosome 1, bAnaAcu1.1, whole genome shotgun sequence contains the following coding sequences:
- the SLC17A8 gene encoding vesicular glutamate transporter 3 has translation MLVNIRDLLKKEDKMPFKGFSSLKERFFNPGKEEVKNTISDSLGNLRRKIDGTNVEEDHIELTEEGRPVQASARRPALCNCYCCGLPKRYIIAIMSGLGFCISFGIRCNLGVAIVEMVNNSTVYVNGKPELQKAQFNWDPETVGLIHGSFFWGYIVTQIPGGFISNKLAANRVFGAAIFLTSTLNMFIPSAARVHYGCVMFVRILQGLVEGVTYPACHGMWSKWAPPLERSRLATTSFCGSYAGAVVAMPLAGVLVQYIGWSSVFYIYGMFGIVWYLFWLLHAYESPAAHPTITSEERIYIETSIGEGASLASANKFSTPWKRFFTSMPVYAIIVANFCRSWTFYLLLISQPAYFEEVFGFAISKVGLLSAVPHMVMTIIVPIGGQLADFLRSRKILTTTTVRKVMNCGGFGMEATLLLVVGYSHTKGVAISFLVLAVGFSGFAISGFNVNHLDIAPRYASILMGISNGVGTLSGMVCPLIVGAMTKHKTREEWQNVFLIAALVHYSGVIFYAIFASGEKQEWADPENLNEEKCGIIDQDELAEETEMNNETFVSPKKMYGATSQNSEVQRREWRKQKQITQDMEEQTSYHYENGNFQDLS, from the exons ATGCTTGTTAATATAAGGGATTTACTGAAGAAGGAAGACAAAATGCCTTTCAAAGGGTTCAGTTCActgaaggaaagattttttaacCCAGGAAAGGAAGAGGTGAAGAACACCATTAGTGACTCGCTGGGAAATCTGCGAAG GAAAATTGATGGCACCAACGTAGAGGAGGATCACATTGAGCTGACAGAAGAGGGGCGGCCTGTGCAGGCCAGTGCCCGCAGGCCAGCCCTGTGTAACTGCTACTGCTGCGGACTGCCCAAACGCTACATCATTGCCATCATGAGCGGCCTGGGCTTTTGCATTTCCTTCGGGATTAGGTGCAACCTGGGCGTTGCCATTGTAGAAATGGTGAACAATAGCACTGTTTATGTCAATGGTAAACCAGAGCTGCAG aaagcCCAATTCAATTGGGATCCAGAGACAGTGGGACTCATACATGGCTCTTTTTTCTGGGGTTACATTGTGACACAAATTCCAGGAGGGTTCATCTCAAACAAATTGGCTGCTAACAG GGTATTTGGAGCAGCTATTTTTCTAACATCTACACTGAACATGTTCATCCCTTCTGCAGCAAGAGTGCATTATGGCTGTGTGATGTTTGTAAGAATTCTGCAAGGCCTGGTGGAG GGTGTCACCTACCCAGCCTGCCATGGGATGTGGAGTAAGTGGGCTCCTCCACTGGAGAGAAGCAGGTTGGCAACCACATCATTTTGTG ggTCTTATGCAGGTGCAGTGGTCGCCATGCCATTGGCAGGTGTGCTAGTACAATATATAGGATGGTCATCGGTCTTTTATATTTATG GAATGTTTGGGATAGTTTGGTACTTGTTTTGGCTGCTTCATGCCTATGAGAGCCCTGCTGCACATCCAACAATAACCAGTgaagaaagaatatatataGAAACAAGTATTGGAGAAGGAGCTAGCCTAGCTAGTGCAAAc aaaTTTAGTACTCCCTGGAAAAGATTTTTCACTTCAATGCCAGTTTATGCAATCATTGTGGCAAACTTCTGCAGAAGCTGGACCTTCTATTTGCTCCTTATAAGTCAGCCTGCTTACTTTGAAGAAGTCTTTGGATTTGCAATAAGCAAG GTTGGCCTTTTGTCTGCAGTTCCCCACATGGTCATGACAATCATCGTGCCCATTGGAGGGCAGCTAGCTGACTTCTTACGGAGCAGGAAGATTTTAACCACTACCACTGTAAGGAAGGTCATGAATTGTGGAG GCTTTGGAATGGAAGCAACCTTGCTTTTGGTGGTTGGTTATTCTCATACAAAAGGCGTGGCTATTTCCTTTCTGGTGTTAGCAGTAGGTTTCAGTGGCTTTGCAATTTCAG GATTCAACGTGAATCACTTGGACATAGCCCCGCGTTACGCCAGCATTCTGATGGGGATCTCCAATGGCGTGGGGACGCTGTCAGGCATGGTGTGCCCACTCATTGTTGGTGCAATGACAAAACATAAG ACGCGTGAAGAATGGCAAAACGTCTTTCTGATTGCAGCCTTGGTGCATTACAGTGGAGTGATATTCTATGCTATCTTTGCTTCTGGGGAGAAGCAGGAATGGGCTGACCCTGAAAATCTCAATGAAGAGAAATGTGGCATAATTGATCAAGATGAACTGGCTGAAGAAACTGAGATGAACAATGAAACTTTTGTAAGTCCAAAGAAAATGTATGGTGCTACCAGTCAAAACAGTGAAGTACAGAGAAGggaatggagaaaacaaaagcaaataactCAAGACATGGAAGAACAGACTTCTTACCattatgaaaatggaaattttcaagATTTGTCATAG